The Streptomyces sp. P9-A4 genome contains a region encoding:
- a CDS encoding SAM-dependent methyltransferase has translation MERPAWAPPGIDISVPSVSRMYDFYLGGSHNFEVDREAARKAMEFMPGLPKIMQANRAFMRRAVRHAVDNDVTQFLDIGSGIPTFGNVHEVARAADPAARVVYVDHDPVAVAHSRAVLDGDEGAAVVAGDLRKPAEVLRSPEVTRLLDLDRPVALLLVAVLHFLEDGDRPHEAVAELVDALAPGSLLVVTHASYEGIPLTEEQAGGTVGVYRNIRNPLVMRSGEEISRFFAGTELVEPGLVPMPDWRPESPVEEEDPYAFSGFAGVGRKA, from the coding sequence ATGGAGCGTCCCGCCTGGGCTCCGCCTGGTATCGACATTTCGGTGCCGAGCGTGTCCCGTATGTACGACTTCTATCTGGGCGGCTCGCACAATTTCGAAGTGGACCGGGAAGCGGCCCGCAAGGCCATGGAGTTCATGCCTGGCCTGCCCAAGATCATGCAGGCCAACCGTGCCTTCATGCGGAGGGCCGTCCGGCACGCCGTTGACAACGACGTCACCCAGTTCCTGGACATCGGCTCCGGCATACCGACCTTCGGCAACGTGCACGAGGTCGCCCGGGCCGCCGACCCCGCGGCCCGCGTCGTCTACGTCGACCACGACCCGGTCGCCGTCGCCCACAGCCGCGCCGTCCTGGACGGCGACGAGGGTGCCGCCGTCGTCGCCGGCGACCTGCGCAAGCCGGCCGAGGTCCTGCGCAGTCCCGAGGTCACCCGACTCCTCGACCTGGACCGGCCGGTGGCGCTGCTCCTCGTCGCCGTCCTGCACTTCCTGGAGGACGGCGACCGGCCGCACGAGGCCGTCGCCGAGCTGGTCGACGCGCTCGCGCCCGGCAGCCTGCTCGTCGTCACCCACGCCTCGTACGAGGGCATCCCGCTCACCGAGGAGCAGGCGGGCGGCACCGTCGGCGTCTACCGCAACATCCGCAACCCGCTGGTGATGCGGTCGGGCGAGGAGATCAGCCGCTTCTTCGCGGGCACCGAACTGGTCGAGCCCGGTCTCGTCCCGATGCCCGACTGGCGACCGGAGAGCCCGGTCGAGGAGGAGGACCCGTACGCCTTCTCCGGTTTCGCAGGGGTGGGGCGCAAGGCGTGA